From Nicotiana tabacum cultivar K326 chromosome 22, ASM71507v2, whole genome shotgun sequence, one genomic window encodes:
- the LOC107769762 gene encoding protein AGENET DOMAIN (AGD)-CONTAINING P1 isoform X1, with protein MYKCVYILKHQHSFLAWTILLLLLPPTISTLIVRVYDMLLHTSTTPQCFNKGDAVEVLKTQPFTIWYPATILRSTPTRNGQIYVEFQTLNEEPSGRRRREYINACDIRPTPPIELHRYFKVGDNVEVLYEGKGWRKGKVNGILENSMYLVSLVEVVVKAEQWGLRFSRDWDDGSWVPPPLHLQKLPQNIQDVDLKSRGVKLRIKCCRSWMGTFSEGMSVEVKRDKEGFRGSWHNVVIVKSVGYDKYLVEYQTLKAVNGSQFLKEEVDASCIRPCPPEIHSFHPFEPLDKVDAWFIDGWWEGHIREVLGGLMYEVCLLSTEEELVFEHSMLRPHQEWIKEKWVTAREFDMTRSSSDMNLKSKDLKIKIKCSGKTSEPKFSKEMRVEVKSDEEGYKGSWYAAVIIESIGQHKFLVEYLTLRTEDESEPLKEMADASDIRPCPPVIDRIDRFKMLEEVDAWYNDGWWVGIICKILDGLKYMVYFWTTNEELVFDHFTLRPHQEWIDGKWVIAFRKKPKVQVKPGLGKLKGQNGGVARRTKFSVGAKVEAKRDEESYRGSWYPATIVRHLGNGKYLLRYQTLETDDETDLLTEEADALCIRPPPVTQQPDIFWPLDEVDAWYNGGWWAGQVCKVLDGSNYTVYFKMSNEILEIQHSDLRPHQHWLDGKWIAAKRGWIS; from the exons ATGTATAAATGTGTGTACATACTAAAACACCAACACAGCTTTCTTGCTTGGACAATCCTACTACTCCTTCTCCCTCCTACAATTTCCACTCTTATAGTTAGGGTTTATGACATGCTACTCCATACAAGTACAACCCCACAATGCTTCAACAAAGGAGACGCTGTAGAAGTCCTAAAAACACAGCCTTTTACCATCTGGTACCCCGCCACCATACTCCGATCAACCCCAACCAGAAATGGTCAAATTTACGTTGAGTTCCAGACCCTTAACGAGGAACCTTCTGGACGCCGGAGGAGAGAGTACATTAATGCTTGTGATATACGGCCTACACCTCCAATTGAGCTTCACAGGTACTTCAAGGTTGGTGACAATGTGGAGGTCCTTTATGAAGGGAAAGGGTGGAGAAAAGGGAAGGTGAATGGTATCTTGGAGAATTCTATGTATTTGGTTTCACTTGTAGAAGTTGTGGTTAAAGCGGAACAATGGGGTTTGCGGTTTTCTCGAGACTGGGATGATGGCTCTTGGGTTCCTCCTCCTCTTCACCTCCAAAAATTGCCCCAG AACATACAAGATGTAGACCTAAAGTCAAGAGGGGTCAAACTCAGGATAAAGTGTTGCAGATCTTGGATGGGAACATTTAGCGAAGGGATGTCTGTAGAGGTCAAGCGTGATAAAGAAGGTTTCCGTGGTTCATGGCATAATGTAGTTATTGTCAAATCTGTTGGCTATGACAAGTATTTGGTCGAATATCAGACACTGAAAGCAGTGAACGGGTCTCAATTTCTCAAAGAAGAGGTTGATGCTTCATGCATCAGACCGTGTCCACCTGAAATCCATTCGTTTCATCCTTTTGAACCTCTTGATAAGGTAGATGCTTGGTTCATTGATGGATGGTGGGAAGGTCATATAAGAGAAGTTCTTGGTGGTTTGATGTATGAAGTGTGTTTGTTGAGCACAGAGGAAGAATTGGTGTTTGAACATTCTATGCTGAGACCTCATCAAGAATGGATCAAAGAGAAATGGGTTACTGCCAGAGAG TTTGATATGACAAGAAGTTCATCTGACATGAATTTGAAGTCGAAGGATCTGAAAATCAAGATAAAGTGTAGTGGAAAGACATCAGAACCCAAGTTCAGCAAAGAGATGAGGGTAGAGGTGAAAAgtgatgaagaaggatacaaggGTTCCTGGTACGCTGCAGTTATTATCGAGTCAATTGGTCAGCATAAGTTTTTGGTGGAGTACCTGACACTAAGAACTGAAGACGAATCTGAGCCCCTTAAAGAAATGGCAGATGCTTCTGACATTAGGCCCTGCCCCCCTGTAATTGATAGAATTGACAGATTTAAAATGCTTGAAGAAGTTGACGCATGGTATAATGACGGATGGTGGGTTGGTATTATATGCAAAATCCTTGATGGCTTAAAGTACATGGTGTATTTTTGGACCACAAATGAGGAACTGGTGTTTGACCATTTCACTTTGAGACCCCATCAAGAGTGGATTGATGGAAAATGGGTCATTGCCTTCAGG AAAAAACCCAAAGTTCAAGTGAAGCCCGGACTTGGAAAACTAAAGGGACAGAATGGTGGAGTAGCCAGACGCACAAAATTTAGCGTTGGAGCAAAGGTGGAGGCGAAGAGAGATGAAGAAAGTTACCGGGGTTCATGGTACCCTGCTACAATTGTGAGACATCTAGGAAATGGGAAGTATCTGCTGCGATACCAGACTCTAGAAACTGATGATGAAACGGACCTCCTGACTGAAGAAGCAGATGCTCTTTGTATAAGACCTCCCCCAGTGACCCAACAACCTGACATATTCTGGCCACTTGATGAAGTTGATGCTTGGTATAATGGTGGATGGTGGGCTGGTCAAGTTTGCAAAGTTCTTGATGGTTCAAACTATACAGTCTACTTTAAAATGTCGAATGAGATCTTGGAAATTCAGCATTCCGATTTGAGGCCCCATCAACACTGGCTAGATGGAAAATGGATTGCTGCTAAAAGG GGTTGGATATCATGA
- the LOC107769762 gene encoding protein AGENET DOMAIN (AGD)-CONTAINING P1 isoform X2, which produces MGTFSEGMSVEVKRDKEGFRGSWHNVVIVKSVGYDKYLVEYQTLKAVNGSQFLKEEVDASCIRPCPPEIHSFHPFEPLDKVDAWFIDGWWEGHIREVLGGLMYEVCLLSTEEELVFEHSMLRPHQEWIKEKWVTAREFDMTRSSSDMNLKSKDLKIKIKCSGKTSEPKFSKEMRVEVKSDEEGYKGSWYAAVIIESIGQHKFLVEYLTLRTEDESEPLKEMADASDIRPCPPVIDRIDRFKMLEEVDAWYNDGWWVGIICKILDGLKYMVYFWTTNEELVFDHFTLRPHQEWIDGKWVIAFRKKPKVQVKPGLGKLKGQNGGVARRTKFSVGAKVEAKRDEESYRGSWYPATIVRHLGNGKYLLRYQTLETDDETDLLTEEADALCIRPPPVTQQPDIFWPLDEVDAWYNGGWWAGQVCKVLDGSNYTVYFKMSNEILEIQHSDLRPHQHWLDGKWIAAKRGWIS; this is translated from the exons ATGGGAACATTTAGCGAAGGGATGTCTGTAGAGGTCAAGCGTGATAAAGAAGGTTTCCGTGGTTCATGGCATAATGTAGTTATTGTCAAATCTGTTGGCTATGACAAGTATTTGGTCGAATATCAGACACTGAAAGCAGTGAACGGGTCTCAATTTCTCAAAGAAGAGGTTGATGCTTCATGCATCAGACCGTGTCCACCTGAAATCCATTCGTTTCATCCTTTTGAACCTCTTGATAAGGTAGATGCTTGGTTCATTGATGGATGGTGGGAAGGTCATATAAGAGAAGTTCTTGGTGGTTTGATGTATGAAGTGTGTTTGTTGAGCACAGAGGAAGAATTGGTGTTTGAACATTCTATGCTGAGACCTCATCAAGAATGGATCAAAGAGAAATGGGTTACTGCCAGAGAG TTTGATATGACAAGAAGTTCATCTGACATGAATTTGAAGTCGAAGGATCTGAAAATCAAGATAAAGTGTAGTGGAAAGACATCAGAACCCAAGTTCAGCAAAGAGATGAGGGTAGAGGTGAAAAgtgatgaagaaggatacaaggGTTCCTGGTACGCTGCAGTTATTATCGAGTCAATTGGTCAGCATAAGTTTTTGGTGGAGTACCTGACACTAAGAACTGAAGACGAATCTGAGCCCCTTAAAGAAATGGCAGATGCTTCTGACATTAGGCCCTGCCCCCCTGTAATTGATAGAATTGACAGATTTAAAATGCTTGAAGAAGTTGACGCATGGTATAATGACGGATGGTGGGTTGGTATTATATGCAAAATCCTTGATGGCTTAAAGTACATGGTGTATTTTTGGACCACAAATGAGGAACTGGTGTTTGACCATTTCACTTTGAGACCCCATCAAGAGTGGATTGATGGAAAATGGGTCATTGCCTTCAGG AAAAAACCCAAAGTTCAAGTGAAGCCCGGACTTGGAAAACTAAAGGGACAGAATGGTGGAGTAGCCAGACGCACAAAATTTAGCGTTGGAGCAAAGGTGGAGGCGAAGAGAGATGAAGAAAGTTACCGGGGTTCATGGTACCCTGCTACAATTGTGAGACATCTAGGAAATGGGAAGTATCTGCTGCGATACCAGACTCTAGAAACTGATGATGAAACGGACCTCCTGACTGAAGAAGCAGATGCTCTTTGTATAAGACCTCCCCCAGTGACCCAACAACCTGACATATTCTGGCCACTTGATGAAGTTGATGCTTGGTATAATGGTGGATGGTGGGCTGGTCAAGTTTGCAAAGTTCTTGATGGTTCAAACTATACAGTCTACTTTAAAATGTCGAATGAGATCTTGGAAATTCAGCATTCCGATTTGAGGCCCCATCAACACTGGCTAGATGGAAAATGGATTGCTGCTAAAAGG GGTTGGATATCATGA